The nucleotide sequence GAGCTCGCGCGATATTTCGAGGCCATCTGAAGGACGAAGGCGGGGGAGACGCATGGGACAACTTTCGACGTGGAGCTTTCCGACGCGTATCGTGTTCGGGGCAGGGGCCACGAAGCAGGCGGGCGCCGAGGCCACGCAGCTCGGGTGCAAGCACGCGCTCGTCGTGACGGACAAGGGGGTCGTCGGTGCGGGGCTGCTCGCGCCGATCGAGGCGTCGCTGCGCGAGGCAGGGATCACGTGGACGGTCTTCGACGGCGTGCTCGGCAACCCCGTCGAGGCAAACGTACACGACGGCGTGCGCGTGTTCCGTGAATGCGGCGCCGATCTCGTGGTCGCGGTCGGAGGTGGATCGCCGCTCGACGTGGGCAAGCTCGTGCGCCTCGGCGTCCACCACAACCGCCCGCTCGCCGAGTACGACGACGCGATCGGCGGCGATCGGCACATCACAGCGAACGTGCCGCCGATGCTCGCGCTGCCCACGACCGCGGGGACGGGGAGCGAGGTGGGTCGATCAGGCGTGGTGACGCTCGACGCCACGCATCGAAAGACCGTGATCTTCTCGCCGCACCTGCTCGCGAACGTGGCGCTCCTCGATCCCGAGCTCACGCGCTCGATGCCAGCGTTCCTCACGGCCGCGACGGGGATGGACGCGCTCACGCATTGCCTGGAGGCGTACGTGGCGAAGGGGGATCACCCGATGGCAGACGGCATCGCGCTCGAAGGGATCCGTCACGTCGGGCGCTGCCTCGAGCGGGCCGTGAAGAACGGCGACGACCTCGAGGCGCGCGGCGGCATGATGAAGGCAGCGATGATGGGCGCGGTCGCGTTCCAGAAGG is from Polyangium spumosum and encodes:
- a CDS encoding iron-containing alcohol dehydrogenase, with product MGQLSTWSFPTRIVFGAGATKQAGAEATQLGCKHALVVTDKGVVGAGLLAPIEASLREAGITWTVFDGVLGNPVEANVHDGVRVFRECGADLVVAVGGGSPLDVGKLVRLGVHHNRPLAEYDDAIGGDRHITANVPPMLALPTTAGTGSEVGRSGVVTLDATHRKTVIFSPHLLANVALLDPELTRSMPAFLTAATGMDALTHCLEAYVAKGDHPMADGIALEGIRHVGRCLERAVKNGDDLEARGGMMKAAMMGAVAFQKGLGACHSLAHPLSSEHGTHHGLANAICLPAVCAFNGEVVGARLAEISVLLGGNPSPSGCVEALRRLRDRIGLPPTLTQAGVPRSNLERLADLAFQDACHASNPRLCTRDDLRALYEVCF